The DNA window ttttccgggtggtatggccgtgttccagtagcattttctcctgacatcacTTCCCACTTATGGCGACacaccatgatgatgatgatgatgagttaTTCGATTGAGTATAccacttgaccccccccccccgggctctgAGGGGTGTACAACAACCCAACATAAACAGACAAGATATAACAAAATATTAAgagttaaaacaaaacagaaaacacattaaaatccaataaaattcgCTAAAATCGGTCGCAACCAATGTAACCCATCCCATAATTTATTCGATGATGATGATCCCCAGTGCCCACCCCGGTCCCCCCTGCCTGGACGCGGGGCCTTCCCTGCAGGGCGAGCGGGCGTGAGCGAAAGCGAAAGTGTGGCTGGAGGGCGGTCCGGGGGCGGCGCCGCGAGTCCCTCGAAGGGCTGGCCAGAGCTTCTTAAGCGACAGACGCGGCGGCCATGAGCGACCGGGCGGCCGCTTGCAGGGACCCGCGCGCAGCCCTTCCAGCAGCCCTCGCCGCCGGCGCCCCCTCCGTCGCCCCCAGCCCCGTTGCCGGCGCCTGCTGCCGGGCCGGGCGGAGCATGCCGGCGAGGCCCAAGCCCAAGCCCAGGACGCGGCGCCGGGGCCGGAGAGCCCGCTCGGGCCAACCGCAGCCGAGGCGGCCGGAGGGTGAGCAGCCgggcagggcgggggagagggggcgCCTGGAAGGGCCGGGGCGGCAGCAGCCACGTGCTTTCCGGGCCAGATGCGACAGatgaggcggcgggggggggggcgcagtccGGGCTTGGCTTTGGGGGCAGAGGCTCTTTGGCGATTGGCACCCCTTTATTAGGcgagggcttgtgtgtgtgtgtgtgtgtgtgtgtgtgagcgggtGTGTGAGcgagccttcccccccccccgcctcccacaCCCCCAGCTGGAGAAGGTGACCCTTTCAGACGCTCTCTCCTCCTGAGTGTCGCCTGGCTGGGGGTCGGATGCAGGGAAGGTGCAGCTCAGTGGAACAGAGGTCGGTGACTCAGAATCCACCCCCCTCCCGCGACGGGTGGGTGCAGGAGCAAGCTTCGGGGTTGCACAAGGCTCTTCTCCGGGCGGGAAGGGGGTGTTGCTCAAGCGTCCTGGCGGATTGCCGCCCGAAAGGGAGCTTCCAAACTCCTGAGATCCTTCCAGCTTGGCAGTTGggggaacggggtgggggggtggggccgcTGCTGAAAAGTCCACCCAGAAGGGCCCGGGACCCTAGAGGAGGACCTCCGCTTCCTTTGGGGGGTGTCTTCTGGCCTGGGCATCCCGCCAGCccggctgctccccctcccccggcattTTTCTGAGTGTTGTCAGGATACTTTGTCATGGGTGCCACGGGACGAAATTCCCGTGGCTCCCAGGTTTATTCATCGCTGGCCCCGGGTGGGACTGGATGACTCCGCAGCTCTTGGCTCTGGCAAGCGCAGCCCCAGTCTTTCGGTTTGGGTGGCGCCGTTCCAGACCCACCCTCCTTTTCCTGATGCTTCACAACCTGCCAACATAAATTTGGGATCCGGCAGCCGCAGCTGCCTGGAAACTTTGCCCCGAAAGCTCCCAGGTACTTGGGAGAGTGGATTTCTGAGAAGGCCTGGTGGATTCTCGACTCTCTGCCAGGCCGGATCTATAAATGGACGGCGGGGGGGATAAATCCTGAAATCTGCTGCCAGTAAGGTCAAGGCGGCAGCGGAGATATATCGAACCGGGCTGTCAGGGGGAGCAGGGCTGAGCGTTCATCCCCCGGCTCAAGCCGCTACAGGATTTGGCCCTGGTGATATATCAATAATAGGAAGCCATTTCAACTGGACCACTTAAAAGCACAAgtgatttaaaaagagagagagagagagagagagaacacccccccccccccaagcagtggAATAGTGCTTTGAGGTCGGCTGGGCGAGATTATGGGATGGGGGCCCGAGAGAAGGAGGGAGTAACTCTCCAGTCTGATTCCTGCCTCTTGGAGGAGATCTAAGATTACGCAGGAGCTTGGCAGACGTAAAAGCCGCACGTTTTATTTTGTACAAAGGACCCTATTCATTCCGGCCAGCTGCTTCCACTTTGGACAACTTGACCCCCAGCGGCAGAGAACACCTTCTCCTCCTTGAGTTTCTCACCCTCCAAAACCATGTAAGCTGCAGCTGGactttgcgggggtgggggtgatggtgGCGGCGGCTGGGGGCTGCGTGTTTGATCCAGCAAGACAGATTCTTCTGGCAATTTACCGTACGGATAGTTGGATGGGACTTTTGAGACTTTGGACTTCATGCCACGAACGTTCAGTCTAAAATgggaaagggttagggttagtgatCTGGGATGCcaccttgtctctctctctctttttgtgggcaggggaggagaggaatcactttcttgtgggggggggcatttctcgCCCTTTGGGGAACGGTTCCAGGCAGCCGGGTTTCAGTGGGGTGCCCGCAGTTTGAATGCTCGGAGGAAGAGCACTATCGGGTTTAATCACTGATAGGAAAAGACGGCTTGTGAATAAGCGCTTCCCATCAACGGCCCCGTGATACATTTTGTGGCTGTGGGGAGGAAAACAGCTCTCAGGCGCGTGTGTCATTCACAATTGCTGTTTCCTGGGCTTCTTGTCGGCATTCTTTGCTTTCATTCTGAGGGCAGCCGGGTTGGTCCGTAGTAGAACAGCTGGGTTCGAATCCTAGAGCACCTAAGAGAACCAcaatattttcagggtatgagttttCGAGAGTCGATGCTTGTGGGTTTCTCAGGTGCCCCTGGACTGGAACCtggctttttgtttcctttttctaaaaaaaaaagggggggggaggatctgGCAAGGGATTTTGtgagtgtgtggaaagggccaccgaGTCACGGCTGAGGTATGGCAACGTGCTACgggtttcaaggctagagactCTCAGAggtgtgttgtcaaaggctttcacggccagactcaactgggcTTTCccggctgcgtggccgtggtctggtagatcttgttcctaacattttgcctgcacctgtgatgcacctctgaagatgccggccacagatgcaggtgaaacgttagggacaagatccaccagaccacggccacgcagcccggaaagcccaccagaaccaccaTTACCTCCTTCTGCATGGAAATCCTGCTGGTTTGCTATCCAAGTATTAGCcgggaccaaccctgcttagcctccaagatcaGGAGAGACTGGGCTATCCGGGGCCCTCCAGGTCAGGGGAAGAGACaaattgcctgccccctccttggtggtctcccatccaaatactaaccggggttgaccctgcttagcttttgagatctgacgcgattgggttagcctgggccattcgTCAGAGGCTTTGTGCaattggctgttgcgggttttccaggctgcgtgggcgtggcctggtagtttttgctccaaactgttggctggcgtcttcagaggcacgtgTCACGGTGAGATGCATTTCTCTTCATGGCACGGTGATTGTGTGGCGGGATATATGTTTGTCTGCCTCACAGGGagatgaggcacatttgcatgtgtctgggcaGAGTTCACTTACAGTTGCATTTGTTGGATATGTATACAGTAAGGAATGCTTTCGTCTTACTTCTGGTGGATCTAATCGCCTAACCTAACCGCTGTCATCCCATCGCCCCACCCCTGACTACCGGTTCCCAAGGgtggatggcacccctccagtcgcACGGTCGAGAGACAAAATAGTCTCCCTCGAGGTGGAAACAGCCTCCGTGCCACACTATATTCCAGCAGGTGTCTAGTGAGCTGATAAGGCAGTGCCTGAGAAGCATAGTGGGAAAACATAAGCACaacagggagggggggtgagaaGAGAAGGGCAGGAGACATGGCTGGAGCATACTGGGGCTGATGATGACATTGTTTTCTCTGTCTTGGATttcaggagagctccaggccagCTGCCCTTCCTTGGCCTCTGACGCGATGGAAGACTGCCCAGGCTGGTCTACGATATAGAATGGTAGCACGTAGCAGCGTGAGGCTGGAGAATGCCAGAACAACAGAGCTGCGGCATCGGCTGGAGCCACCCGTGCGGGACCCTTCCCTGCCCCGTGTCCCCCGTGGTTTGGCCAGCCCTGACACTCATTTCCACACCTTCCGCTCCCAGGCGGACTTTAGCAGCATCATCCACACCAGCGCCATGCTGGAGGCATGTGGTTTTTACTGGGGGCCGTTGTCCGTCAGTGCCGCCCACGAGAAGCTCCGCGGGGAGTCGGTGGGCACCTTTCTCATCCGGGACAGCAGGCAGAAGAACTGTTTCTTCACCATTAGCGTTAAGACGGCCTCCGGGCCCACCAGCATCCGGGTCATCTTCCAGGAGGGCCGCTTCAGTTTGGACGGGAGCAGAGAGGATTTCGCCTGTCTCTTCAAGCTGCTGGAACATTACGTCAGCTCTTCGCGGAAAGTCCTGGTTGCCCCTTTGCGCAAGGTGCGCCTGCGCTCCTTGCAGGACCTGTGCCGCAAAAGCATCATGACGGTGCTTAGGGAGGAGAACCTCAGCCGCGTCCCGCTCAATCCGGTTTTAAAGGATTACTTGGCCTCTTTTCCATTTAAGTTGTAAGAACTCTGCATTAAATCTCCTTGAATGAATTAGAAGGGCCAGTGGAACCTCCAGCCACTGGAGCATGGCATTCTCCTCCCATGTGTGGCAACAAACAGCAAGCGCCATGTGGGAGAGAGCCATTAGTGCACTGAAAGCGTGGTCTGAGGGGCTGTGGAAAACGCTGGGTGCTTGGAAAGGTCTTCCATGTGAGTGAGCAGTTCACCGTGTCTGGACTTGGCAGGGACCTCTGGGCAACGAGCCCACCTGTTTTCGTAGCAGTTCCGCTGTTTTGGGTGATGGATCTTGAACACTTGACTTTTTCTTGTTTAcataaatgggggaaaaaaaactctttGCACAATCTGgggtttttgaaaaccctggggaGTAACTTTCTGCTGGGCAGAATTTTTTGTaactttatatataaatatatatatatatataatatttttgaaaaataataataaactttgttgtaaaagcttttttttttttaaaaaagttttctctgtttttttctgcCGGGGTCTCAGACTGGGCAACTACTATTTATTAGTGTCACAACTGGATCAGGGGGCCTGTGGACTCGGTTGACGTTATAATCTGCTCTCAATTGTGTGGTTCTTTGTTTCGTCACCTGTAACTAGCATTTGGCCTCAAAAGGAAATGTCAGgtcacctttaaaaaaagaggagtACTCCAGTTGTAATTCCCTCAAGACCCTTCAAATGGCCATTGTGCAAAAGAGGCCCCGCCCAGTCCTGTCTTGGGTTCCAAACGTGGGGTAAGTTAGCAGGCAGGTGAAGTGTTTTgtgaagatgtattgtcgaaggctttcacggccagaatcactggggtgctgtgtggtttccaggctgtatggccgtgtcctagcagcattctctcctgacgtttcgcctgcatctgtggctggcatcttcagaggatctgatagtaggaaaggaaagcaagttagGAGTTATATATACTGTGAAGGGGTGAAAGGGTAGAAATTGCCATCCTGAATAGAGTAATAgccctggcatgtgagtcacagaaagggaagtctgtagcatgggagtaacaatgaagctagcaaggtcaataggtgaatggatctgaatagaagtatcctggtctttgttccctttgagtgctatagtcgatagttgtcctgtgtttgtgtggagctgatcagtcactgtcttgattctagagtttttcaacactggcagccaaattctattaatgaaaaactctagaatcaagacagtgactgatcagctccacacaaacacaggacaactgcGACGTCCCCAGATCGGCACAGTTTCAAAAGAGGCCTCGTCTTAGTGCCATTCAAGGCCCTGCTGCGTAAAGAGCTATTTTTTTAGTCCCTTTCCTGATGGTGGCAGGCATGCCTTTTTCACCTCTgctgttgacattttcattgagccgGCCTCTACAACCCCAAGACCTTGCTCGTTCACTCAGTCTCTGCCAGTTCAGTCCCGTGACCGTCAGCTGCTCACAAAACAGTGGCTGTGCCAAAGAACTATTTTATTCCCCCTTAAGACCAGAGGCAAATTGGGACATTGCTCAACAAGTCAATGTGGCAGTGGCGCCCTGCTTAAAATGCTGCCTGTGATCTGTTGCATGCAGTGTGAGAATCACTGGGACGGGGAGGCTTCCCTTGGGAGGGGCCACCGCTGCAAACTATTTCTTTTGGTGTCACTTAAGGGCAGCAGGTGCCATTCCAGAATCTTGAATCCAGTGCCAAATTTGCAACGAAGCATTTCATTCTctacctttctcctcccttctgcAGGATATTCTTTCTGCTTTGGTACACTGCTTTGGTACACTCAGTTGCCCAGTTTGCCAAAGGGATGTGGTTTGCAGCTCCTTTATTTAAAGTATGGACCTTGAGGGTACCCATtcttactcccccctcccccaattaaaaACATCGTGGAGGAACCTAcagttttccctttccctctgtccagaagaagagcttggatttatagtctgcctttctctcttgtagggagtctcaaagtgggttacaaattcctcttcccttcctctcccctcgacagacaccttgtgcaggaggtggggctgagacagtctggagaaaactgtgactgcccaaggtcacccggcaggcttcacgtgcaggagcagggaaacaaatcccattcaaCAGAGAGTCTGccggtcatgtggaggaggggggaatcaaaccgggttctttaaaccactataccaggggtagggaacctgcggctctccagacgttcaggaactacaattcccatcagccccagtcagcatggtggggtggccatgctggcaagctGATAGGAAaccctaattggccatgctggcagaaaactGATGAAGGCTCTTCCCTGGCTATCTGAGCTCATAGGATTCTACACTCTCATGCTGGTGTTGAAGGGTTTTACCTCTTCTCCTGAGAAACTGCAAGGCTCTGTGCTGGTTAGATGAGGTCATCTTGGGGGCGAGGTGTCATCATCACTAGGCTGAAGAGACCCAGCTCTGTTTGTCTTTCAGGCAGATGAGGATGTGGACCTGCTgggccaaatgcagaggctggaggtcccctctctctctgagaggaaaagctggagcccacttctctctgagaggctacctctcagagagagagtggcgctccagtctcctttgatccatccaccccccacccccatcaatcTTTCTCTGCCCATcaatcacagggtccatggcctgcatctgtgtctggcatcttcagaggtgtatcacaaagtgaagtcacagagtgtatcacagggtgtaacagacttccctctgtgatacacctctgaagatgccagacacagatgcaggtgaaacgtcaggagaaagatccaccagaccacggccacgcagcccggaaaacccaccagaacctgtaaaacctcagtattcaggttaaattgccatgttggcactttgcgataaataagtgggttttgagttgcagtttgggcactcggtctcgagaaagtttgccatcactggcctataggaTGATCACCTATTTAGTTCTAAAATAATGAGGACATATAAGGATGAACTATCCTTCAATGCAAGGTCAAGGGTCATCTCGGAGGGGCTGTAGACCTTTAGATGTGGGGTATATTTCCATATGGCCATCATTAAGCGCTCTGGAGAGAGAGGCCTCGGTTTAGAGGCACAGGTTTTAAGTCCTTGGACACATCTTGTCTTTATCTGCATACAACAACAAGCTACTTTCCCGACTAATATTACACATAAAATTGCTACAAATAAACTTTTAAGCCAGCTCGTATCTGGCACCCACAACGCTAGtcccatttcattttaacctttttgTCATTTCAATGCCCATAATGACTTTGCGTATTTCCCCCCTAATTGCTGCTCCGAAAAAGGCTATAAAAGGGCCAGTCAGTTAATTGAAGTGCAAACACCCATTTGCCGTCGAGGCCCATCATTTGTTCTCTTTTTACGTCGGGCTCGCTGGTCAGCGCCCGCGAAACAGAAGAGCCACCTCTGCTGCCGGCAGGTGAGGCACTTTGCAATTAGATGATTAGGCCAAAGGCTAAGAGGAAAAGGGCAGGCCTATTAAGTGTACTCCCAAGGAAGGAAGTGGCTCTTTTATCACCGAGATCAGAAAATTTATGAACCTCCCCTGGCCAGTTGCAAAGTTATTGTGTCGCAGGTAGGCCATGAATAAGCTCAGCTCAAATACTGCCATGGGTGAAAGGAAACGTCTGGAGAGGCGAAGGCTGGATTGGATTCCCAGAaggcctagcccaggggtagggaacctgcggctctccagatgttcaggaactacaattcccatcagcccctaccagcatggccaattggccatgctgacagagctgatgggaattgtagttcctgaacatctggagagctgcaggtaccctacccctggcctagccagtCACACAGAGGCATGGGGGTGCCGACTTCCagatggcagctggagatctcttgctattacaactgatctccaggtgatccagatcagtttgcctggagaaaatgactgctttggagaacgGACTCTGAGGCAGGGCTGtctaactctggtgcttcaggtgatcatggattacgattcccatcagcccctgctggcatggccaattgatgggaattgtagtgccggagttggacacctctgctctagggcATTCTAACTCCTTGAAGTCCcaccctaaaccctgccctcttcaggctccacccccaaaggctctgcccccaaaatatcggggtatttcccaacctggctctGGCTAAGAAGAACACCATGATTTTAGGGGTGCCAATGAGGATTGTGGACTCCAAgatcaataaacaatgcaactaAAATCAGAATCACCAAAGCCATCAACCCCATGAAaaggaggaacaggaggaaaCGAGAGCACCGCGGGCGGCAGTTTCCTGGCTCTGGGCGCTGGGTTCCAGCGAGGTCAGGACTGCCACGTGCCGTCCCAGAAGGATCCAACATCTGAGGGACTGAATGCTGCCGAGCAGCCCACAGGAGCTAGAAACTGTCTAGCCGCACAGAAATGTTTTGCATGTCATGGGGCGGTGGGGCTTGGCAGAAATTCCCACAGTTGTGGAGATATCGTAGGCTGCCCTATAAGGGCCCTCCCCAAGACTGAATCCTGGCTTCTGGGGTAGCTGTGGGGCAAATTATGCATAACTTTACAGCTTGATGATTGGCTCCcgatatatcagtggtggcgaacctatggcacgggtgccagaggtggcactcagagtgctctctgtgggcacacacaaacagggtgcccccccccacacatctaggctggcctgggtcgctgggctcgattattagcattaaacctaagaccaggttctggggaagcagtgtaggtaaccctgttaagcactgttaaaccccactgattttcatgcaaagaaccaaagcgcaatcctttacctggagtgagctcggttgctggcaatggggcttgcttctgagtaaaccctcctagggtcgtgattcaccctagagatgcacggttgcttcaaagcaaagccaccgactaccctgGGCCTACCACAGAGTAACGCATAGCCTCCAGCcaattgtgtttttttctaaactgaaacctcggtattcaggttaaattaccgtgttaaGCACACAATCAATCATTTGGTTTGAGGTTTGCTTAATTTAGGCCACTACATATCACTGTGATATATCTTTTGGCCCTAAGAATTGGCCACATGTCACCCACTCTGGACCTCAAGCGCCCACCTTGGCCATTGCTGGGCCGCCTCATTTATAGGCAGACGGGGGTGAGAATCAGAATTTCCTTCCTCTGAGAGACTCACTGCTCTCAACACTTCTGTTTTGACTGGGGTCATTTGGAAGAAGTGGGAATCTGGCTGCCGCAGGGGTGCTCCTTGACTCGCATCTGGCCGCTGCAAGCTCCCATCAGTGCTGAAGCTATTTTccgagggggggggcaccccaCGCCCTGCCCTTCAGCGAGTATTGAGTCCACTCTGGAACACTGCGCCTGCCTCCTGCGCTGACCTGGCAGGGATGCGCTCACTGatcatctccccctccttctcaccGGGGCCAGCTGGGCTACCCCGCCCCTCCTCTGCGGCTGAAGAAACGAATCTGAACCGTCAGTGGGTGTCTGGGGGCGGGGTGGGCCTGTGGGGGACTTTCACTTCCTTTTCCTTTGCAGTTCCATCCACAACCTTCATCAGGATGCGCCAAGCTCAGACCCCCTTTGCACGGCCATGAAATgatgctgaaaaggccctgttgaGCTATGTCCAATGGAGAAGTGGGCATTCGCACTCCTTCCGGCAGTTTCTGGCATTGCTTGGGCAGCTGGCCGGGGTGGGGGCAATGGGGGGCCTGCAGGGTCCCAAGCATCTGGCATGCAGGACACCCGCCCAGCAATCCCCCTCCCCTGGCTTGGCTTGGCATGTTGTTGTGCCTGAAGGAGCAAAAGCCCATTTGATGTTTTGCAAATCCGACGGCTATTTGTTGCCCCAGAGACCTACCCAAGCTGCCCATGTGCAGcatacggttgccaacctccaggggggacctggagacctcctgaaataataataataataataataataataataataataataataatttgttttggtgtatgccgccctatccccgaagagaACTCAGGTGATGAACTTGTATATAAAATATCACACATAGAGTAATGCAAAATTAATTACCCatagatacaattaaaacaacagttaatacctaacacagcgtcccacgaaacccttgcttaaaccctccccaaatgttgccccctgcccctgcccctccttttgCCCCATATGCGTCTCTTATATTATCAGGACCcattataaatattatatatatttttttaata is part of the Sphaerodactylus townsendi isolate TG3544 linkage group LG04, MPM_Stown_v2.3, whole genome shotgun sequence genome and encodes:
- the SOCS1 gene encoding suppressor of cytokine signaling 1, whose protein sequence is MSDRAAACRDPRAALPAALAAGAPSVAPSPVAGACCRAGRSMPARPKPKPRTRRRGRRARSGQPQPRRPEGPYSFRPAASTLDNLTPSGREHLLLLEFLTLQNHESSRPAALPWPLTRWKTAQAGLRYRMVARSSVRLENARTTELRHRLEPPVRDPSLPRVPRGLASPDTHFHTFRSQADFSSIIHTSAMLEACGFYWGPLSVSAAHEKLRGESVGTFLIRDSRQKNCFFTISVKTASGPTSIRVIFQEGRFSLDGSREDFACLFKLLEHYVSSSRKVLVAPLRKVRLRSLQDLCRKSIMTVLREENLSRVPLNPVLKDYLASFPFKL